One Acutalibacter muris DNA window includes the following coding sequences:
- the dmpI gene encoding 4-oxalocrotonate tautomerase DmpI, with translation MPYISMECGTLTDEQKSRLIKELTETAAGITHIPAEFFSITIKELPDRNFGIGGRSIDRIKAEYAVKGTGKPE, from the coding sequence ATGCCCTACATTTCAATGGAGTGCGGCACACTGACAGACGAGCAGAAATCCCGGCTTATCAAAGAGCTTACCGAGACCGCGGCTGGCATAACGCACATACCTGCGGAGTTTTTCAGCATAACGATAAAGGAACTGCCCGACCGGAACTTCGGTATAGGCGGGCGGTCAATAGACAGGATAAAGGCCGAGTATGCCGTTAAAGGCACAGGAAAGCCAGAATAA
- a CDS encoding ABC transporter permease: MAKFRKFWKNANFRLKAGLIITLIFFIIGFVVYFFPHEDPFAFNTYPNKLGASMEHPLGTTNMGQDVMWLLIEAIHNSLTIGLIVALIGTVVGVFVGLLAGFAGGALDRVLMLITDTFVVIPSLPILILMTSLMKGSSTVILMALVLALFAWAWPSRQIRSMALTIKERDFIHTARFSGEGTIQIVVTEILPFALSWSLSNFMNAVLSAIGSESSLAVLGLSPGSLVSLGNMIQWAREKNAIFTQQWLWIGSPIVATVVLFIGLFMLITGYNDYQSMKRGR; this comes from the coding sequence GTGGCTAAATTTAGAAAATTCTGGAAAAACGCGAATTTCCGCCTGAAAGCCGGACTTATTATCACGCTGATATTCTTTATCATCGGCTTTGTGGTCTATTTCTTCCCCCATGAGGACCCCTTCGCCTTCAACACCTACCCCAACAAGCTGGGCGCTTCCATGGAGCACCCCCTGGGCACCACCAATATGGGCCAGGACGTTATGTGGCTCCTTATTGAGGCCATACATAATTCTCTGACCATAGGACTTATTGTGGCGCTGATAGGCACCGTGGTGGGCGTTTTCGTGGGGCTGCTGGCCGGCTTTGCCGGCGGAGCCCTGGACCGTGTGCTAATGCTCATTACGGATACCTTTGTGGTTATCCCCTCGCTGCCCATACTGATCCTGATGACCTCGCTGATGAAGGGCAGCTCCACCGTCATACTGATGGCGCTGGTGCTGGCACTGTTCGCTTGGGCCTGGCCCAGCCGCCAGATACGCTCCATGGCCCTGACCATAAAGGAGCGCGACTTTATCCACACGGCGCGGTTCTCCGGCGAGGGCACCATACAGATAGTTGTCACAGAGATTCTGCCCTTTGCGCTGTCCTGGTCCCTGTCAAACTTCATGAACGCCGTTTTGAGCGCTATCGGCTCCGAGTCCAGCCTGGCGGTCCTGGGCCTTTCCCCCGGCAGTCTGGTGTCCCTGGGCAATATGATCCAGTGGGCCAGGGAAAAGAACGCGATTTTCACCCAGCAGTGGCTCTGGATAGGCTCGCCTATAGTGGCCACCGTGGTGCTGTTCATTGGCCTGTTTATGCTCATCACGGGCTATAATGACTATCAATCCATGAAGAGAGGCAGGTAA
- a CDS encoding ABC transporter ATP-binding protein: protein MAKKLLEINGVSKIFRVGGMLRGKKLVAVDDVTLSIDSDRPVILSIVGESGCGKSTLCKMVLRLHNPDMGEIILDGKNYADKKSYDPHQFKLDVQPIFQNPYESFSARKTVDTYLYNTALRLGIAKNRQEADRLVDEALKSVGMSLEVVKGKYPTQFSGGELQRVSIARALITRPKLIIADEPVAAIDASMKMNIVNLFKELRDKYKISFIYITHDLSTAYYVSDYIATLYRGCLIEYGPAKEIMDEPAHPYTELLMSSVPRVGDKWDKELAMPDMEGKEYAISYCKFAPRCPYATDKCRQSRPEPTKLGEERMVLCYHPLNGNKD from the coding sequence ATGGCTAAGAAATTACTTGAGATAAACGGCGTCAGCAAGATATTCCGCGTGGGCGGTATGCTCCGCGGCAAGAAGCTGGTGGCCGTGGACGACGTTACACTGTCCATCGACAGCGACAGGCCGGTTATACTGTCCATCGTGGGCGAGTCCGGCTGCGGCAAGTCCACCCTTTGCAAGATGGTTCTGCGCCTGCACAACCCGGACATGGGGGAGATAATCCTGGACGGCAAGAATTACGCCGACAAAAAGAGCTATGACCCCCATCAGTTCAAGCTGGACGTTCAGCCCATCTTCCAGAACCCCTATGAGTCCTTCTCCGCCAGGAAGACCGTGGATACCTACCTTTACAACACGGCTCTGCGGCTGGGCATAGCGAAGAACCGGCAGGAGGCCGACAGGCTGGTGGACGAGGCCCTAAAGAGCGTGGGAATGTCCCTTGAGGTCGTAAAGGGCAAGTACCCCACCCAGTTCTCCGGCGGCGAGCTCCAGCGCGTATCCATCGCCCGGGCCCTTATCACCCGGCCGAAGCTGATAATCGCCGACGAGCCTGTGGCGGCCATAGACGCCTCCATGAAGATGAACATTGTCAACCTCTTCAAGGAGCTTCGTGATAAGTACAAGATATCCTTCATCTATATTACCCACGACCTGTCCACGGCCTACTACGTGTCGGACTATATCGCCACCCTCTACCGCGGCTGCCTTATCGAATACGGGCCGGCCAAGGAGATAATGGACGAACCGGCTCACCCCTATACGGAGCTGCTCATGAGCTCTGTGCCCCGGGTAGGCGACAAGTGGGACAAGGAACTGGCCATGCCCGACATGGAGGGCAAGGAGTACGCCATCTCCTACTGCAAGTTTGCCCCCCGCTGCCCCTATGCCACGGACAAGTGCCGCCAGTCGCGGCCCGAGCCCACAAAGCTTGGGGAGGAGCGCATGGTGCTGTGCTATCATCCGCTTAACGGCAACAAGGATTAA
- a CDS encoding ABC transporter ATP-binding protein, with protein sequence MLKIEHLSTSYKTIDGDVHVINDLDLTIKDNEIFGIAGESGCGKTTLLNTLYDIVEFPLVIDQGRVVLEGEKNGSKFSYESGQIRKTWWNNISYVPQAAQSVLNPIVRLKKQFVDSIPKEDRKNETEAQTLERVANYLKELSLSPDVLEAYPFQLSGGMRQRAIIALATFMSPNVVLADEPTTALDVVVQKGILMMLMRLQKQLKNTLVIVSHDMGVHYQVTNRMAIMYSGSVVELGNTEDIFGDPIHPYTTMLVGALPRVGEDIQRVGIPGRPPALKDPPPGCRFAPRCPHATDRCRKEVPAFREVRPGRFAACHLLNEEVKANG encoded by the coding sequence ATGTTAAAAATCGAGCATCTGTCCACCTCTTATAAGACCATAGACGGCGACGTGCACGTTATAAACGATCTCGACCTGACTATCAAAGACAACGAGATCTTCGGCATTGCGGGCGAGTCCGGCTGCGGCAAGACAACTCTGCTCAACACCCTCTACGACATCGTGGAGTTCCCCCTGGTGATAGACCAGGGCCGGGTGGTTCTGGAGGGGGAGAAGAACGGCAGCAAGTTCTCTTACGAGTCTGGCCAGATACGCAAAACCTGGTGGAACAATATTTCCTATGTGCCCCAGGCCGCCCAGAGCGTGCTTAACCCCATTGTGCGGCTGAAAAAGCAGTTTGTGGATTCAATACCCAAGGAGGACAGAAAGAATGAGACCGAGGCCCAGACACTGGAGCGCGTGGCCAACTACCTGAAAGAGCTGAGCCTTTCGCCGGATGTGCTGGAGGCATACCCCTTCCAGCTTTCAGGCGGTATGCGCCAGAGGGCCATCATAGCTCTTGCCACATTTATGTCTCCCAATGTGGTGCTGGCGGACGAACCCACCACCGCCCTGGACGTGGTGGTGCAAAAGGGCATTCTGATGATGCTTATGCGCCTGCAAAAGCAGCTGAAGAACACCCTTGTTATCGTCAGCCACGACATGGGCGTGCACTATCAGGTGACCAACCGCATGGCCATCATGTATTCCGGCAGCGTGGTGGAGCTGGGCAATACCGAGGACATCTTCGGCGACCCCATACATCCCTATACCACCATGCTGGTCGGGGCCCTGCCCCGGGTGGGCGAGGATATACAGAGGGTCGGCATACCGGGTCGTCCCCCGGCCCTGAAGGACCCGCCTCCGGGCTGCCGCTTCGCGCCCAGGTGCCCCCACGCCACAGATAGGTGCCGCAAGGAGGTCCCGGCTTTCCGGGAGGTAAGGCCAGGCCGGTTTGCCGCCTGCCATCTGCTCAACGAGGAGGTGAAGGCGAATGGCTAA
- a CDS encoding ABC transporter permease: MKFRTYFLKRILTWALTIWIGVTFIFFIPRMFPSDPVQNMIGQMTARSGSMDPAQREALESQLRVQFGLEGSLLQQYGSFLWNGLLHFDFGPSLMSYPTPVNDIIGRNLPYTVCLSLFSTVFAWIIGNVIGLLAGFRKNKRSSKILEGIAICIYPIPYFIVALIFQIVFAFLLGWFPLTTTLPAAGGAAAFWGALLKASVLPALSMLLVGTGWWIISMKSLAGTTAEEDFVRYARYRGLSEGKIGRSYVFHNSILTQITALAMSLGGVFGGSIMVEIIFGYPGVGTLVQNAILASDYNMILGCITISIVAVATATLIVDLVYPFIDPRIRYS; this comes from the coding sequence GTGAAATTCCGTACATATTTCTTGAAGCGTATCCTGACTTGGGCCCTGACGATCTGGATCGGCGTAACATTCATATTCTTCATCCCAAGAATGTTCCCTTCTGACCCTGTTCAGAACATGATCGGACAGATGACAGCCCGGTCCGGCTCTATGGACCCCGCCCAGAGAGAGGCGCTGGAGAGCCAGCTTCGGGTGCAGTTCGGCCTGGAGGGCTCTTTGCTACAGCAGTATGGCTCTTTCCTGTGGAACGGCCTTCTGCATTTTGACTTCGGCCCCTCCCTGATGAGCTATCCCACCCCGGTGAACGACATTATCGGCCGCAACCTGCCGTATACGGTGTGCCTGTCCCTGTTCTCCACCGTGTTCGCCTGGATAATCGGCAACGTGATAGGCCTTCTGGCCGGGTTCCGCAAGAACAAGCGCTCCTCCAAGATACTGGAGGGTATCGCCATCTGCATTTACCCCATTCCGTACTTTATCGTGGCCCTGATATTCCAGATAGTCTTCGCCTTCCTGCTGGGCTGGTTCCCCCTTACCACTACTCTGCCCGCCGCGGGCGGCGCTGCGGCGTTCTGGGGGGCCCTCTTAAAGGCCTCCGTGCTGCCGGCCCTCAGTATGCTGCTGGTGGGCACCGGCTGGTGGATAATCTCCATGAAGTCCCTTGCCGGGACCACGGCCGAGGAGGACTTTGTGCGCTATGCCCGCTACCGCGGTCTTTCCGAAGGGAAAATCGGCCGCAGCTATGTTTTCCATAACTCTATCCTGACCCAGATCACCGCTTTGGCTATGAGCCTGGGCGGCGTGTTCGGCGGCTCCATCATGGTCGAGATCATTTTCGGCTATCCGGGCGTTGGTACGTTGGTGCAGAACGCCATACTGGCTTCGGATTACAACATGATCCTGGGCTGCATCACCATCTCCATCGTGGCCGTGGCAACCGCCACACTGATAGTCGACCTGGTCTACCCGTTCATCGATCCACGGATCCGCTACAGCTAA
- a CDS encoding sugar phosphate isomerase/epimerase family protein yields the protein MKLGILSNVIGSTPLKEALAYFKGLGAQMVEIGCGGYPGKDHCDPGVLLHDEEKFNEFVTTVKESGLEISALSCHANPVHPNKEIAKQFDDDLHNAVLMAEKLGIHQINTFSGCPGDCPESKNPNWVVCAWPNEFPEVLEWQWNEVLIPYWKNFVAFAKEHGVNKIAMEMHQGFCVHNTRTLLRLREAVGPEIGANLDPSHLFWQGMDPIKVIRALGGDAIFHVHAKDAIIDPINAPVNGTLDTISYADELHRSWIFRSIGYGHDELFWKEFVSNLRMVGYDYVLSIEHEDSLMSQNEGLVKACDVLKRSITFEDKMTEARWI from the coding sequence GTGAAATTAGGTATTCTTTCAAATGTTATCGGCAGTACCCCCCTGAAGGAGGCGCTGGCCTACTTTAAGGGCCTGGGTGCACAGATGGTGGAGATAGGCTGCGGCGGATATCCCGGCAAGGACCACTGCGACCCGGGCGTGCTGCTCCATGACGAGGAGAAGTTCAACGAGTTCGTGACCACCGTTAAGGAGTCCGGCCTTGAGATAAGCGCCCTTAGCTGCCATGCCAACCCCGTGCATCCCAACAAGGAGATCGCAAAGCAGTTTGACGACGACCTGCACAATGCGGTGCTCATGGCCGAGAAGCTGGGCATACACCAGATAAACACCTTCTCCGGCTGCCCGGGCGACTGCCCCGAGAGCAAGAACCCCAACTGGGTGGTCTGTGCCTGGCCCAACGAGTTCCCTGAGGTGCTGGAGTGGCAGTGGAACGAGGTGCTTATCCCCTACTGGAAGAATTTTGTGGCCTTCGCCAAGGAGCACGGCGTAAATAAGATAGCCATGGAGATGCACCAGGGCTTCTGCGTACATAACACCCGTACCCTCCTGCGCCTGCGGGAGGCCGTGGGTCCCGAGATCGGCGCTAACCTCGACCCCAGCCACCTGTTCTGGCAGGGCATGGACCCCATCAAGGTCATCAGGGCCCTGGGCGGCGACGCCATCTTCCACGTGCACGCCAAGGACGCTATAATAGACCCCATAAACGCCCCTGTCAACGGCACCCTGGACACCATCAGCTATGCCGACGAGCTCCATCGCAGCTGGATCTTCCGCAGCATCGGCTACGGCCACGACGAGCTGTTCTGGAAGGAGTTTGTCAGCAACCTGCGCATGGTGGGCTATGACTACGTGCTGTCCATCGAGCATGAGGACAGCCTTATGAGCCAGAACGAGGGCCTTGTAAAGGCCTGCGACGTGCTCAAGCGCTCCATCACCTTCGAGGACAAGATGACCGAGGCAAGGTGGATCTAA
- a CDS encoding DUF3788 family protein, whose translation MTELERVSHETMVFMRGKYRLDEMGDGKDELKFRQGKKTLLTVYTREDRFDFMIIFGKAEREAFETRREEFSPWVREVYDGSKTYHDGKWMMFGVDSVKRLEEIKPLILMKKRPNRKPPLEEKDFADGQRFAIHTDSYTADEITQAIL comes from the coding sequence ATGACGGAGCTTGAGCGGGTAAGCCACGAAACCATGGTGTTCATGCGAGGAAAGTACCGGCTGGACGAAATGGGCGACGGCAAGGACGAGCTGAAGTTCAGACAGGGGAAGAAGACCCTCCTTACCGTGTACACCAGAGAGGATAGGTTTGACTTCATGATAATCTTCGGCAAGGCGGAGCGGGAGGCTTTTGAAACCCGGCGGGAGGAGTTTTCCCCCTGGGTGCGGGAGGTTTACGACGGCTCCAAGACTTATCATGACGGCAAGTGGATGATGTTCGGGGTGGACAGTGTGAAGCGGCTGGAGGAGATTAAGCCGCTGATACTCATGAAGAAGCGGCCCAACCGCAAGCCGCCGCTGGAGGAAAAGGATTTTGCCGACGGCCAAAGGTTCGCGATACATACGGACAGCTACACTGCTGATGAGATAACCCAAGCGATACTGTAA
- a CDS encoding GNAT family N-acetyltransferase: MEPIRIETDRLLLRPPKRADAPALREFLAQEYVRRYNCLGKLPTVEKLEELLLSEPERQFSLVRRADGQVLGHIGLETDSLRFRMEALSLDYYLGEEHAHKGYMSEALEGLLRYLFLQTGTEAVSARAFTENAASLGLLEKLGFTREGTLRRAVRTYEGRCFDDAVFSLLREEYFTAHPPRTGDALFIKIDRPMGTAHPKHPDIIYPINYGYVPGLIAPDGEEQDAYVLGVDEPLTEFTGRLIAVIHRFDDVEEKWVLAPEGRSFTKKQIVELTHFQEQYYHTEVRT; encoded by the coding sequence ATGGAGCCCATAAGAATAGAGACTGACCGGCTGCTGCTAAGGCCCCCGAAGCGGGCCGACGCGCCTGCGCTCCGGGAGTTCCTTGCCCAGGAGTATGTGCGGCGGTACAACTGTCTGGGCAAACTCCCCACTGTGGAGAAGCTGGAGGAGCTGCTTCTAAGCGAGCCGGAACGCCAGTTTTCCCTTGTGCGGCGGGCGGACGGCCAGGTTCTGGGGCATATCGGGCTGGAAACAGACAGTCTGCGTTTTCGGATGGAGGCCCTGTCCCTGGACTACTATCTGGGGGAGGAACACGCCCATAAGGGTTATATGTCCGAGGCGCTGGAGGGGCTGCTGCGGTACCTGTTCCTCCAAACGGGCACAGAGGCGGTCAGCGCCCGGGCCTTCACGGAAAACGCCGCCTCCCTCGGCCTGCTGGAAAAGCTGGGCTTTACCCGAGAGGGGACCCTGCGCCGGGCCGTGCGTACCTATGAGGGCAGATGCTTCGACGACGCGGTCTTTTCCCTGCTTCGTGAGGAATATTTTACCGCCCACCCGCCCCGGACCGGCGACGCCCTCTTCATCAAAATAGACCGCCCCATGGGCACGGCGCACCCCAAGCACCCGGACATCATATACCCGATCAACTACGGCTACGTGCCCGGGCTCATAGCCCCGGACGGCGAGGAGCAGGACGCTTACGTGCTGGGGGTGGACGAGCCGCTCACAGAGTTCACCGGCAGGCTCATCGCCGTTATCCACAGGTTTGACGATGTGGAGGAAAAGTGGGTGCTTGCGCCGGAGGGGAGGAGCTTTACAAAAAAGCAGATAGTTGAACTGACCCATTTTCAGGAGCAGTATTACCACACGGAGGTGAGGACATGA
- a CDS encoding prolyl oligopeptidase family serine peptidase, with amino-acid sequence MSKGYYTHTRVTDFGPYVTKIVLPLPAPVRAVCPESFSVYVRRLDERGELLLLPKSWMAVDDKEESRGYIPVKKAYPSDLSGEPMESGDCVALELAYGPLHQLASRISAPKGLNVFVNMRFTITQTGPLETSEGAVTGLVYDYPLGESCPCSKGWINDTSRTAEPLNYGYYLPQTVEPGPRPLIIWLHGAGEGGVDPSVAYMGNKVVALSSPKIQAYFGGAYVLAPQTPTFWMNDGSGEYGRTGKSMYSKALMDCIEDFVSRNENIDRDRIYIGGDSNGGFMTMRMFLDHPDYFAAAFPVCEALYDETITDEDIAGIKDKALWFTHAKNDPVVKPSETVEPTYKRLIAAGAKNVHFTYWDNIKDIHEGFKDQEGNPFEYIGHFAWIPLLNDDCTLDYDGRPVTIDGEPVTLLQWLSRQKK; translated from the coding sequence ATGAGCAAAGGTTACTACACCCACACCCGCGTCACCGATTTTGGCCCATATGTCACAAAAATCGTCCTGCCCCTGCCCGCCCCTGTCAGGGCCGTCTGCCCAGAGAGCTTTTCCGTGTACGTCCGGCGCCTGGACGAGAGAGGGGAACTTCTCCTGCTGCCGAAGTCCTGGATGGCCGTGGACGACAAGGAGGAGAGCCGGGGGTATATCCCGGTAAAGAAAGCCTATCCCTCGGACCTGTCCGGCGAACCCATGGAGTCCGGGGACTGCGTGGCCCTGGAGCTTGCCTATGGCCCCTTACACCAGCTGGCCTCCCGCATCTCCGCCCCCAAGGGGCTGAACGTCTTCGTAAATATGCGCTTTACTATAACCCAGACCGGGCCCCTGGAGACCTCAGAGGGCGCTGTCACCGGCCTTGTGTACGACTATCCCTTAGGCGAAAGCTGCCCCTGCTCCAAGGGCTGGATAAACGATACCTCGCGCACGGCAGAGCCCCTGAACTACGGCTACTACCTCCCCCAGACCGTGGAGCCCGGCCCCCGGCCCCTTATTATCTGGCTGCACGGCGCGGGGGAGGGCGGCGTTGACCCCTCCGTTGCCTACATGGGCAATAAGGTGGTGGCCCTGAGCTCCCCGAAGATACAGGCGTACTTCGGCGGGGCCTACGTCCTAGCCCCCCAGACCCCCACCTTCTGGATGAACGACGGCAGCGGCGAATACGGCCGCACAGGTAAGAGTATGTACTCCAAGGCCCTTATGGACTGCATAGAGGACTTCGTCTCCCGCAACGAGAACATCGACCGGGACCGCATATACATCGGCGGCGACAGCAACGGCGGCTTCATGACCATGCGTATGTTCCTTGACCACCCGGACTACTTCGCGGCGGCCTTCCCGGTGTGCGAGGCCCTGTATGACGAGACCATCACCGACGAGGATATTGCGGGCATAAAGGACAAGGCCCTCTGGTTTACCCACGCGAAAAACGACCCGGTGGTAAAGCCCTCCGAGACCGTGGAGCCCACCTATAAGCGCCTGATAGCCGCCGGGGCAAAGAACGTGCACTTCACCTACTGGGACAATATAAAGGATATACACGAGGGCTTTAAGGACCAGGAGGGAAACCCCTTCGAGTACATCGGCCACTTTGCCTGGATACCCCTGCTGAACGACGACTGCACCCTGGACTATGACGGCAGGCCCGTGACTATAGACGGAGAGCCCGTGACCCTCTTGCAGTGGCTCTCAAGACAGAAAAAGTAA
- a CDS encoding ABC transporter substrate-binding protein: MRKKLIALLLAAVMLVSVFAACGGENNSSTAGGDSSASTPESSTGGDSSESAPESSQVSTGDGAMTEVGTPRSETLIVEFQSATDCPGQFNTYMNGTSAGIGIHQLMSAMMWEMDTVKGEQFPEVAADMGTPNEDFTEWTIKIREGIKWSDGEDLNAEDVAFTMNMIKDTDSIGASSYYKQVFKSIEAVDATTVKIVTNEPFPRLTQRFGVTIWGNDLRIVPEHIYSQQADVYTFKDEQPVVAGPYTVHSYDPNGAWVLYQRREDWEQSTLGVVNKEVYGNTDAPPAWVWFRTLGDDESTKQMAMINNEIDVLCEVTPEVLEAMMAQNDKVKAWYADFPYATSDDPCSKGLVFSMGKGAPYNDPNFRWGMTLMLDFDQISMNVFEGIGRASCFPILTATTAMTELYYQPLKEWVTDFELDLGDGTKFKPFDPEYKNRMAETLRAQGRDIPTDEATLEDMFGIGCWKHDEEAATKLLALAGVTKEGDTWMFNGEPFKFNVSYLSSGEFQAGRGGQAAYNQWKALGFDCTLVSESSATWDTNGGTGEFDIGAYWPTGGITKDIYSQISGYDNALIKPLGETGSGQGMRWDNEEASKIIQDLSKISPDSDEAYQLAQDFMKIAIEDCVMIGFHSGVKFVPTNDTYWTGYPCADDPYNGPWWWWSCFKYILPHLKAVG, from the coding sequence ATGCGTAAAAAGTTAATCGCACTTTTACTGGCGGCCGTTATGCTGGTATCCGTTTTCGCGGCCTGCGGCGGCGAGAATAACAGCAGCACCGCCGGCGGCGACAGCTCCGCCAGCACCCCCGAGAGCAGCACTGGCGGCGACAGCTCCGAGAGCGCTCCTGAGAGCTCCCAGGTAAGCACCGGCGACGGCGCTATGACCGAGGTGGGCACCCCCCGCAGCGAGACCCTGATAGTTGAGTTCCAGAGCGCTACGGACTGCCCCGGCCAGTTCAACACCTACATGAACGGCACCTCCGCCGGCATCGGCATCCATCAGCTCATGTCCGCTATGATGTGGGAGATGGACACCGTTAAGGGCGAGCAGTTCCCCGAGGTGGCCGCCGACATGGGCACCCCCAACGAGGACTTCACCGAGTGGACCATTAAGATCCGCGAGGGCATCAAGTGGTCCGACGGCGAGGACCTGAACGCTGAGGACGTGGCCTTCACCATGAATATGATAAAGGACACCGACTCCATCGGCGCCAGCTCCTACTACAAGCAGGTCTTCAAGTCCATCGAGGCTGTGGACGCTACCACCGTCAAGATCGTGACCAACGAGCCCTTCCCCAGGCTGACTCAGCGCTTTGGCGTTACCATCTGGGGCAACGACCTGCGCATCGTTCCCGAGCATATCTACAGCCAGCAGGCCGACGTGTACACCTTTAAGGACGAGCAGCCCGTAGTGGCCGGCCCCTACACTGTACATTCCTACGACCCCAACGGCGCATGGGTGCTCTATCAGCGCCGCGAGGACTGGGAGCAGTCCACCCTGGGCGTTGTGAATAAAGAGGTCTACGGCAACACCGACGCGCCTCCGGCGTGGGTATGGTTCCGCACCCTGGGCGACGACGAGTCCACCAAGCAGATGGCCATGATCAACAACGAGATCGACGTGCTCTGTGAGGTCACCCCCGAGGTTCTGGAGGCCATGATGGCCCAGAACGACAAGGTCAAGGCCTGGTACGCCGACTTCCCCTACGCTACCTCTGACGACCCCTGCTCCAAGGGCTTGGTGTTCTCCATGGGCAAGGGCGCTCCCTATAACGACCCCAACTTCCGCTGGGGCATGACCCTTATGCTGGACTTCGACCAGATATCCATGAACGTCTTTGAGGGTATCGGCCGCGCCTCCTGCTTCCCGATCCTGACGGCCACCACTGCCATGACCGAGCTGTACTATCAGCCCCTGAAGGAGTGGGTCACCGACTTCGAGCTGGATCTGGGCGACGGCACCAAGTTCAAGCCCTTCGATCCCGAGTATAAGAACCGCATGGCGGAGACCCTGCGCGCCCAGGGCCGCGACATTCCCACCGACGAGGCTACCCTTGAGGATATGTTCGGCATCGGCTGCTGGAAGCACGACGAGGAGGCCGCCACCAAGCTGCTGGCCTTGGCCGGCGTGACCAAGGAGGGCGACACCTGGATGTTCAACGGCGAGCCCTTCAAGTTCAACGTGTCCTACCTGTCCTCCGGCGAGTTCCAGGCCGGCCGCGGCGGCCAGGCTGCCTATAACCAGTGGAAGGCTCTGGGCTTTGACTGCACCCTGGTCTCTGAGAGCTCCGCTACCTGGGACACCAACGGCGGCACCGGCGAGTTTGACATTGGCGCTTACTGGCCCACTGGCGGCATCACCAAGGACATCTACTCTCAGATCTCCGGCTATGACAACGCCCTTATCAAGCCCCTGGGCGAGACCGGCTCCGGCCAGGGTATGCGCTGGGACAATGAAGAGGCCTCCAAGATCATCCAGGACCTCTCCAAGATCTCTCCCGACAGTGACGAGGCCTATCAGCTGGCCCAGGACTTCATGAAGATAGCTATTGAGGACTGCGTCATGATCGGCTTCCATTCCGGCGTTAAGTTCGTTCCCACCAATGACACCTACTGGACCGGCTATCCCTGCGCGGATGATCCCTACAACGGCCCCTGGTGGTGGTGGAGCTGCTTCAAGTACATCCTGCCCCATCTGAAGGCGGTTGGCTAA
- the leuD gene encoding 3-isopropylmalate dehydratase small subunit: protein MNAKGTVHKYGDDVNTDVIIPARYLNTASHAELAAHCMEDIDKDYVKNVKPGDVVVAGKNFGCGSSREHAPIALKASGASCVIAKTFARIFYRNSINIGFPILECPKAAEEINPGDSVAVDFDTGLITDETTGRTYQAQPYPEFLQKIIKSGGLMESIKG from the coding sequence ATGAACGCCAAAGGCACAGTACACAAATACGGCGACGACGTAAACACCGACGTAATAATCCCCGCCCGCTACCTCAACACCGCCTCCCACGCGGAGCTTGCGGCCCACTGTATGGAGGACATCGACAAGGACTACGTGAAGAACGTGAAGCCCGGGGACGTGGTGGTGGCCGGAAAGAATTTCGGCTGCGGGTCCTCAAGGGAGCACGCTCCCATCGCGCTGAAGGCCAGCGGGGCCTCCTGCGTTATAGCCAAGACCTTCGCAAGAATTTTTTACCGCAACTCCATAAATATCGGTTTCCCAATTCTGGAGTGCCCGAAGGCTGCCGAGGAGATAAACCCCGGGGACAGCGTGGCGGTGGACTTTGACACCGGCCTTATCACCGACGAGACCACCGGCAGGACCTATCAGGCCCAGCCGTACCCGGAGTTTTTGCAGAAGATAATCAAAAGCGGCGGGCTGATGGAGTCTATAAAGGGCTGA